From one Coffea eugenioides isolate CCC68of chromosome 11, Ceug_1.0, whole genome shotgun sequence genomic stretch:
- the LOC113751161 gene encoding endoplasmic reticulum metallopeptidase 1 — MPLFRPSAGDVAGFKVLCCLGIMYGLMSLLVYSVVHMKFITPLGMDAPLDRFSEARAVEHVRVLSKDIGGRQEGRPGLRQAALYIKTQLEMIKERAGPNVRIEIEETTVDGSFNMIFLGHSISLAYRNHTNILMRISSIDSRENDPAVLVNGHFDTPPGSPGAGDCGSCVASMLELARLCVDSAWVPLRPVIFLFNGAEELFMLGSHGFMTTHRWRDTVGAFIDVEASGTGGTDLVCQSGPGSWPSYIYAQAAIYPMANSAAQDAFGSIPGDTDYRMFAQDYGDIPGLDIIFLFGGYFYHTSSDTVERLLPGSMQARGDNLFSVVKAFTNSSMLQNARERESLRHAANHDERAVFFDYLSWFLVIYPRQLAVMLHSIPLAIYLLMPIFLRFPNRVFSCSFMTLFDFIKGMLHHALGILLAIIFPVVFAILRLLFTRHSMNWFSNSYLAFLMFIPCSLLGLLAPRFFWRNFPLSQNVSVVKSSKEELAGEARFWGAFGLYSFMTLGYLISGLNGGFLTFLLAVFMLPAWISFLLSTRSFGFDSLRSTACYVIPLIPCLLYSVYFGGFLAAFLIEKMGMTGSFPPPYGYFIADIVVAAVVGLVTGWCVGPLLPVVGQWLARSSIMQFLLHGSILALALSSQFFPYSTDAPKRVIFQHTIRTAGASHIDDCSYDFSVVDSNSLLFVFKHAPEVARELHIDSELSFDTANLSLQETWLGTFPISYLFSGSLKFSAERDDVLKQYRNFPHLKTYRPQALLDGGSRRIYLEFHLGSLKEVWVAVLNITGPLSSWSFANSVLPAPERVTNGPPSYICRLSGASHENWTFWLEARSSESLRVEIAVLDQHLTESATKLKSLFPNWMDVTAFSSFMSSYVF; from the exons ATGCCGCTATTCAGGCCAAGCGCCGGCGACGTCGCCGGATTCAAAGTCTTGTGCTGTCTGGGAATTATGTATGGACTCATGTCTTTGTTGGTTTACTCCGTCGTTCATATGAAGTTCATCACTCCCCTCGGTATGGACGCCCCGCTGGATCGCTTCTCTGAAGCCAGAGCTGTGGAGCACGTTCGCGTCTTGTCTAAAGATATCGGCGGTCGCCAG GAAGGGCGTCCTGGTTTGAGACAAGCAGCTCTGTATATTAAGACACAGCTAGAAATGATTAAGGAGAGAGCTGGACCAAATGTTAG GATAGAGATTGAAGAAACGACAGTAGATGGTTCGTTCAATATGATTTTCTTAGGACATAGCATATCTCTGGCTTATAGAAATCACACCAATATTCTTATGAG GATTTCTTCTATAGATTCTCGAGAAAACGACCCAGCAGTTTTGGTGAATGGCCACTTTGACACTCCACCAGGTTCTCCTGGAGCTGGTGATTGTGGTTCATGTGTTG CTTCTATGCTTGAACTAGCTCGGCTATGTGTTGATTCTGCTTGGGTTCCTCTTCGACCAGTTATATTTCTATTTAATGGAGCAGAAGAGCTGTTTATGCTG GGCTCACATGGTTTCATGACAACACATAGATGGCGTGATACTGTTGGGGCTTTTATAGATGTTGAAGCTTCTGGTACAGGTGGAACTG ATCTAGTATGCCAATCTGGACCTGGATCATGGCCTTCATACATTTATGCTCAAGCAGCTATATATCCCATGGCTAATAGTGCTGCTCAG GATGCTTTCGGTTCTATACCTGGTGATACAGATTACAGAATGTTTGCCCAAGATTATGGGGATATTCCTGGACTGGACATCATCTTTCTCTTTGGGGGTTACTTTTATCATACTTCCTCAGATACAGTGGAAAGATTACT ACCTGGAAGCATGCAAGCACGTGGGGATAATTTATTTAGTGTAGTTAAAGCCTTCACTAACTCTTCTATGCTACAAAATGCACGTGAAAGGGAATCTCTTAGACATGCTGCAAATCATGATGAACGGGCAGTTTTCTTTGACTACTTGTCATGGTTTTTG GTAATCTATCCAAGACAGCTGGCTGTGATGCTTCATAGTATTCCTCTTGCCATCTACCTACTTATGCCAATTTTTTTGCGATTTCCAAATAGAGTGTTTTCCTGTTCATTTATGACTCTCTTTGACTTTATCAAAG GAATGCTACATCATGCTTTAGGGATTCTACTGGCCATTATTTTTCCAGTTGTTTTTGCAATCTTGAGATTGCTGTTCACAAGACATTCAATGAACTG GTTTTCTAATTCATACTTGGCCTTTTTGATGTTCATACCGTGTTCACTTCTTGGTCTGTTAGCACCACGATTCTTTTGGAGAAATTTTCCTCTCTCTCAAAATGTTTCAGTAGTCAAATCATCAAAAGAG GAACTGGCAGGTGAAGCAAGGTTTTGGGGAGCATTTGGGTTGTACTCCTTTATGACGTTG GGGTATCTGATTTCTGGGTTAAATGGAGGTTTCTTGACCTTTTTGTTGGCAGTCTTCATGCTTCCTGCATGGATCTCCTTCCTGCTATCTACAAGGTCCTTTGGTTTTGATTCTCTCAG GTCAACTGCATGTTACGTGATTCCTTTAATTCCTTGCTTATTGTACTCAGTCTACTTTGGTGGGTTCCTTGCTGCATTTTTGATAGAGAAAATGGGAATGACAGGGTCTTTTCCACCTCCTTATG GATATTTTATAGCAGACATTGTAGTTGCAGCAGTTGTTGGACTTGTGACTGGTTGGTGCGTCGGACCTCTTTTGCCTGTTGTTGGCCAATGGTTAGCAAGATCATCTATCATGCAATTCTTGCTGCACGGAAGCATACTTGCTCTGGCTCTGTCATCTCAATTCTTTCCATACAGCACAGATGCTCCGAAAAGGGTGATCTTCCAGCATACTATCAGAACTGCAG GTGCAAGTCATATTGACGATTGCAGTTATGATTTTTCCGTGGTTGACTCAAATTCTCTTCTTTTCGTCTTTAAACATGCTCCAGAAGTGGCAAGAGAACTGCATATTGATTCAGAATTATCCTTTGATACTGCAAATTTGTCACTGCAAGAGACTTGGCTG GGCACTTTTCCAATATCTTACTTGTTTTCCGGAAGTTTGAAGTTCTCAGCAGAGAGAGATGACGTCTTGAAGCAATATAGAAACTTTCCACATCTAAAAACTTATAGGCCACAAGCTCTACTTGATGGAGGGTCCCGCAGAATTTACTTGGAATTTCACCTGGG GTCCTTGAAAGAGGTATGGGTTGCGGTGCTCAACATAACAGGTCCATTATCCAGTTGGTCATTTGCTAATAGTGTACTACCAG CTCCTGAAAGGGTTACTAATGGACCACCATCATACATATGTAGATTAAGTGGTGCAAGCCATGAGAACTGGACCTTTTGGTTGGAG GCAAGAAGTTCAGAATCTTTGAGGGTCGAAATTGCTGTGTTGGATCAGCATTTAACTGAGTCTGCCACCAAGTTGAAAAGCCTTTTTCCTAATTGGATGGATGTTACTGCTTTTTCAAGTTTTATGTCAAGCTATGTCTTCTAG
- the LOC113752930 gene encoding protein kish, protein MSALFNFHSFLTVVLLGICTCTYVKMHFPALLEQRTGFRGFFWKAARIGERLSPWVAVGCFMMGVSIIFF, encoded by the exons ATG TCCGCGCTCTTCAATTTCCACTCTTTTCTTACGGTAGTGCTGCTGGGGATTTGTACTTGCACTTATGTAAAGATGCATTTTCCAGCTCTTCTTGAACAGAGGACTGG GTTTCGGGGCTTCTTTTGGAAGGCTGCCAGAATAG GTGAGCGCTTGAGCCCTTGGGTAGCAGTTGGATGCTTCATGATGGGAGTATCAATAATATTCTTCTGA
- the LOC113754048 gene encoding probable arabinosyltransferase ARAD1: MKPTFGTSSTVICLVIFFAFGFAFLIYTDTIQFDYKSRLPLLDLRSISSAPCLTGSSAPLRVYMYELPRRFHVGMMQKGKHVDDNAAVTADNLPPWPERSGLRKQHSVEYWMMASLLYNANGDEENATTASGEAVRVLDPDSADVFFVPFFSSLSFNIHGHTMTDPETEIDKQLQADLIDILRRSQYWQRSAGRDHVIPMHHPNAFRFHRGQLNDTILIVADFGRYHKSLANLRKDVVAPYVHIVDSFVDDNSPDPYASRETLLFFRGKTIRKDEGKIRAKLEQVLAGYEDVIYEKSDPTGEGVNASIQGMQSSKFCLNPAGDTPSSCRLFDAIVSHCVPVIVSDHIELPFEDELDYSKFSIFFSVKDALKPDYMVSELRKISKVKWVEMWRWLKIISHHFEYQYPPKKEDAVNMIWRQVKHKVPAANLAVHRSRRLKVPDWWK; encoded by the exons ATGAAGCCAACATTTGGTACTAGCTCAACGGTTATTTGCTTAGTAATCTTTTTCGCATTCGGCTTCGCTTTTTTGATATATACCGACACAATTCAATTCGATTATAAGTCGAGATTACCCCTACTCGATCTGCGCTCAATTTCCTCTGCTCCCTGCCTCACTGGATCATCTGCGCCTCTACGTGTTTACATGTACGAGCTGCCCCGGAGGTTCCACGTCGGAATGATGCAGAAAGGGAAGCACGTTGATGATAACGCAGCCGTGACGGCGGATAATCTTCCGCCTTGGCCGGAGAGGTCGGGGCTGAGAAAGCAGCATAGTGTGGAGTATTGGATGATGGCTTCCTTGTTGTATAATGCCAATGGTGACGAGGAGAATGCAACCACCGCGTCTGGGGAGGCTGTTAGGGTTTTGGATCCGGACTCTGCTGACGTCTTCTTTGtaccctttttttcttctttgagtTTCAATATTCATGGTCATACAATGACTGATCCGGAGACGGAAATAGATAAGCAATTGCAG GCTGACCTTATTGATATTTTAAGAAGATCCCAATACTGGCAGAGATCTGCAGGTAGGGACCATGTAATTCCAATGCATCATCCGAATGCTTTCAGATTTCACCGAGGTCAACTGAATGATACAATTCTGATTGTGGCTGATTTTGGCCGCTATCACAAAAGCTTGGCTAATCTGAGGAAAGATGTTGTGGCTCCTTATGTACACATAGTGGATTCTTTTGTGGATGACAACTCTCCTGATCCCTATGCATCTCGTGAAACACTTCTTTTCTTTAGGGGAAAGACTATTAGGAAAgat GAGGGAAAGATCCGTGCTAAACTGGAACAAGTTTTGGCTGGCTATGAGGATGTCATTTATGAAAAGAGTGATCCAACTGGGGAAGGCGTAAATGCT TCTATCCAAGGAATGCAGTCATCGAAGTTCTGCCTAAATCCAGCTGGAGACACTCCATCATCTTGCCGCCTTTTTGATGCCATTGTTAGCCATTGTGTTCCTGTCATTGTGAGTGACCACATTGAGCTTCCCTTTGAGGATGAGTTGGACTACAGCAAGttctcaattttcttttctGTCAAAGATGCTCTAAAACCAGACTATATGGTTTCTGAGCTCCGCAAAATTTCAAAAGTAAAATGGGTTGAAATGTGGAGGTGGCTAAAAATAATTTCTCACCACTTTGAATACCAGTACCCTCCAAAAAAGGAAGATGCGGTCAACATGATATGGAGACAGGTGAAGCATAAAGTTCCTGCTGCAAATCTTGCTGTGCACAGAAGCAGGAGATTAAAGGTGCCTGATTGGTGGAAATAG